A genome region from Cytophagales bacterium includes the following:
- a CDS encoding KilA-N domain-containing protein has protein sequence MSRKINVKDTEITIISVGEKDYISLTDMANAKESESRAADIIKNWLRNRYTLEYLGTWELINNQNFKVVKFDHFKSHAGLPNFVLSVSEWIEKTDAIGIIVKRGKYGGTYAHKDIAFEFGSAISVTFKLYLIKEFQRLKEEEQKQLGWTAKRELAKINYHIHTDAIKKNLVPKELSAAQTSIIYANEADVLNVAMFGVTAKQWREANPDLKGNIRDYATIKELICLSNMENLNAVFINENISQKERLIKLNQIAIQQMKILQEVENRKLMK, from the coding sequence ATGAGTCGGAAAATTAATGTAAAAGATACTGAAATTACAATTATATCGGTTGGTGAAAAAGATTATATTTCTTTAACTGACATGGCTAATGCCAAAGAAAGTGAGAGCCGTGCTGCCGATATTATTAAAAACTGGTTAAGAAACCGATATACACTGGAATATTTGGGCACTTGGGAACTAATAAACAATCAAAATTTTAAAGTGGTCAAATTTGACCACTTTAAATCTCATGCCGGTTTGCCGAATTTTGTGTTAAGTGTTTCGGAATGGATAGAAAAAACTGATGCAATCGGGATAATTGTTAAAAGAGGTAAATATGGTGGCACTTATGCTCATAAAGATATTGCTTTTGAATTTGGTTCAGCCATTAGCGTAACATTTAAGCTTTATTTGATTAAAGAATTCCAACGCTTAAAGGAAGAAGAACAGAAACAACTGGGCTGGACAGCCAAACGAGAATTAGCAAAGATAAACTACCATATCCATACCGATGCCATCAAAAAAAACCTTGTTCCCAAAGAACTATCAGCAGCTCAAACATCAATCATATATGCCAACGAGGCTGATGTTTTGAATGTTGCCATGTTTGGTGTTACTGCAAAACAATGGCGGGAAGCTAATCCCGATTTAAAAGGGAATATCCGCGATTATGCTACAATCAAAGAATTGATATGCCTGTCTAATATGGAAAATCTTAATGCTGTATTTATAAACGAAAATATATCTCAAAAAGAACGGCTTATTAAATTGAATCAAATAGCCATTCAACAAATGAAAATTCTGCAAGAGGTTGAGAATCGGAAATTAATGAAATAA